A stretch of Aureispira sp. CCB-E DNA encodes these proteins:
- a CDS encoding caspase family protein — translation MKHSIIFLVLFVISFLLNPSPTHAQKVELRFQKGHHEPIVTIAISSDGKTLATGGTDMSIRFRDLDSGIESNTFRAKQWNLLGENARISKLEFSKDNQYLLCFVRSEVVDQLLLLRVSDHKILLESFQDGDDRHLAGGFFSPDGKSVVFCEGVNGQQLIYYNLQSLQAQSTPYYNLNKSFSKAHRQEHWTSFKYGVYHTPNQQTTLSMGLDWGEGLDENTEAGEVVFLLDARTGLPQKRIPLPAIKGGRVYAAIPDKNNTFFYTIPENGLDWNKVYWRKYSLETGELVDSMGTLLKEQENVVMNHCMTPHGQFVYSYYDSIYVCTPGEILIQQTWSAKDVRGNTSPERIQHLGDITAITSSADGNSVFVAFAGNNSARGGSHFTQFQGDFEPDIITIRQIDLSTGFVLREYASLGKTINALSFDPKGKSLWMVENESSYIPNKHSLLNVWKFREVGNLPTTTLASDEVKQLIFSPNRQSCFINYYWFHGAGIVQTNDYSYQDIVTLRQKSKAQPLFSLGLSEKTFDYVDKSVVINQNHTAAIDEDFNLYQISQQNINNNHYIGQLKMPNPKEEHKPNVHFMNAGKEVALLEVGKIKNYEKVTANNALHFYDVNTGKKTGKLDLGAMFWDFGERNATATNAQATLFAIAAKEEYKSRTETVASIYIVDAVKHTIKTKIPLVVDNCFHWQMDSETSQKICAPVHVSALAFSPNSKYLVGGWGNHQVRIWEVSSGKLLHRLEGHSSLITAISFHPNKAIMATAGQDAQIIFWDTKSWSILAKMILVDQNDYILYTEDGYYMATQKALDWVAFKKEQQLFNFEQFDLKFNRPDILMDSLGLASSILNRMLQKAYNKRLEKMGYTPDMLDDQFHVPSLSIMDPLPFEVKKSYLEFDVALEDTQETLNRLNVYVNDVPVYGLLGKDLSNGNPNQQTAKIQLQLSQGLNEITLSVTNKKGAESLKRKKVVAYNQPTKQAVELYVFAVGVSNYADSSRNLTFASKDAQDIATTFSNQTTFYQQIHTHYISNEKATLKYVLQQLELLQNTTVDDEIILYFSCHGLLDDQLNYYLAMHDTNFEQPQYGGLAYQTLESILAQIPARKRLLFIDACHSGEIDKSEVEQLAQTTLPHEAVQAYPKSGDYTLHPKMGLNNSFAYMQTLFSNVTKGTGTTIISAAGGMEFALESKEWNNSAFAYSVLEGLQSQKADLDQDGLVKISELQQYVTFNVHQLTDGQQVPTTRHINRSNDFFIFRY, via the coding sequence ATGAAACACTCCATTATATTCCTTGTTCTTTTTGTTATTTCCTTCTTGCTAAACCCATCTCCCACGCATGCCCAAAAAGTAGAGTTACGCTTTCAAAAAGGACATCACGAACCAATTGTTACCATTGCCATAAGTTCTGATGGTAAGACATTAGCTACTGGGGGAACTGATATGTCCATTCGCTTTAGGGATTTAGACTCAGGTATTGAGTCCAATACTTTTCGTGCTAAACAATGGAATTTGTTAGGAGAAAACGCCCGAATTTCAAAACTAGAGTTTTCCAAAGACAATCAATATCTGCTCTGTTTTGTTCGTTCAGAAGTGGTAGATCAGCTTTTACTTTTGCGGGTTTCGGATCATAAAATTTTATTAGAGTCATTTCAAGATGGCGATGATCGACACTTGGCTGGAGGCTTTTTTTCTCCTGATGGAAAATCGGTTGTTTTCTGTGAAGGGGTTAATGGGCAACAATTGATTTATTATAACCTTCAAAGTCTTCAAGCTCAATCTACCCCCTACTATAACTTAAACAAATCCTTCTCAAAAGCCCATCGCCAAGAACATTGGACATCGTTTAAGTATGGCGTTTATCATACCCCTAACCAGCAAACTACCTTAAGCATGGGGTTGGACTGGGGAGAAGGTCTAGATGAAAACACCGAAGCGGGAGAGGTTGTTTTTTTATTGGATGCTCGTACTGGTCTGCCTCAAAAACGCATTCCATTGCCCGCTATAAAAGGTGGACGGGTTTATGCTGCCATTCCAGATAAAAATAATACATTTTTTTATACCATTCCTGAAAATGGATTAGATTGGAACAAAGTTTATTGGCGAAAATACAGCTTAGAAACAGGAGAGTTAGTCGATAGTATGGGTACATTACTAAAGGAACAAGAAAATGTGGTCATGAACCATTGTATGACTCCTCATGGGCAGTTTGTTTATAGTTATTATGATTCTATTTATGTGTGTACTCCTGGAGAAATTCTGATTCAACAGACGTGGTCTGCCAAAGATGTTCGAGGCAATACCTCTCCAGAACGGATACAACATTTGGGCGACATTACCGCTATCACAAGTAGTGCTGATGGGAATAGTGTCTTTGTTGCATTTGCAGGCAATAACTCGGCAAGAGGTGGAAGCCACTTTACCCAATTTCAAGGTGACTTTGAGCCAGACATTATTACCATACGCCAAATAGATTTATCAACAGGATTCGTATTGAGAGAATATGCTTCTCTTGGAAAAACGATCAATGCGCTTTCTTTTGATCCCAAAGGCAAAAGTTTGTGGATGGTCGAAAATGAGTCCTCTTATATACCCAACAAACATTCTCTTCTCAATGTATGGAAATTTAGAGAAGTGGGCAATTTACCCACCACAACGCTGGCATCGGATGAGGTCAAACAGTTGATTTTTTCACCAAATCGACAAAGCTGTTTTATCAATTATTATTGGTTTCATGGAGCAGGTATTGTTCAAACTAATGATTATAGTTATCAAGACATCGTGACACTTCGTCAAAAAAGCAAAGCGCAACCATTATTTAGTTTAGGGCTTTCAGAAAAAACATTTGATTATGTAGATAAATCTGTTGTCATTAATCAAAATCATACCGCAGCGATTGATGAGGATTTTAACTTGTACCAAATTAGTCAGCAAAATATCAACAACAATCATTATATAGGACAATTAAAAATGCCTAATCCAAAAGAGGAACACAAGCCCAATGTTCACTTTATGAATGCGGGCAAGGAGGTTGCCTTGTTAGAAGTTGGTAAAATCAAAAATTATGAAAAAGTAACTGCCAACAATGCTTTGCATTTTTATGATGTTAATACAGGTAAGAAAACAGGGAAATTAGATCTAGGCGCTATGTTTTGGGATTTTGGGGAGCGCAACGCAACTGCTACTAATGCCCAAGCAACACTCTTTGCCATTGCCGCAAAAGAAGAATACAAAAGTCGAACGGAGACCGTTGCTAGTATTTACATTGTTGATGCTGTCAAACATACGATAAAAACCAAAATTCCGCTGGTTGTGGACAATTGTTTTCATTGGCAAATGGATTCTGAAACATCTCAAAAAATCTGTGCTCCTGTTCATGTTTCTGCCTTGGCTTTTAGCCCTAATTCAAAGTATTTGGTTGGCGGTTGGGGCAATCATCAGGTTCGAATCTGGGAAGTTTCATCAGGAAAACTCTTGCATCGCTTGGAAGGACATTCTAGCTTGATTACTGCCATTAGTTTCCATCCGAACAAAGCCATAATGGCTACTGCTGGTCAAGATGCGCAAATTATTTTTTGGGATACTAAATCTTGGTCTATTTTGGCAAAAATGATTTTGGTTGACCAAAACGATTATATTTTATATACCGAAGATGGCTATTATATGGCAACTCAAAAGGCATTGGATTGGGTAGCCTTCAAAAAAGAACAACAACTCTTTAACTTTGAGCAATTTGACTTAAAATTCAATCGCCCTGATATTTTAATGGATTCTCTAGGACTAGCGAGTTCTATTTTAAATCGTATGCTGCAAAAAGCCTACAACAAACGTTTGGAAAAAATGGGCTATACTCCTGATATGCTGGATGATCAATTTCATGTTCCGTCCTTGTCCATAATGGATCCGCTGCCTTTTGAAGTCAAAAAAAGCTATCTTGAATTTGATGTAGCTCTAGAAGACACACAAGAAACGTTGAATCGTTTGAATGTCTATGTCAACGATGTTCCTGTTTATGGCTTATTGGGCAAAGATTTATCCAACGGAAATCCAAATCAACAAACAGCAAAAATCCAACTTCAACTTTCGCAAGGCTTAAATGAAATCACCTTATCTGTAACCAATAAAAAAGGAGCAGAAAGTTTAAAAAGAAAAAAAGTAGTCGCTTATAACCAACCCACTAAACAAGCCGTAGAGTTGTATGTCTTTGCCGTAGGAGTTTCTAACTATGCCGATAGTAGTAGAAACTTAACCTTTGCCAGCAAAGATGCACAAGACATTGCAACCACATTTTCCAATCAAACAACATTTTACCAACAAATTCATACCCATTATATCAGCAATGAAAAAGCCACTTTAAAATATGTCCTTCAACAATTAGAACTCCTCCAAAACACAACTGTGGACGATGAAATCATCTTATATTTTTCTTGTCATGGCTTGTTGGACGATCAACTCAATTATTATCTGGCTATGCACGATACCAATTTCGAGCAACCTCAATATGGCGGGCTTGCCTATCAAACCTTAGAAAGTATATTGGCTCAAATTCCTGCTCGCAAACGCTTACTATTTATCGATGCTTGCCATTCTGGTGAGATAGACAAGTCAGAAGTTGAACAGTTAGCACAAACAACATTGCCTCACGAAGCAGTTCAAGCTTATCCCAAAAGTGGCGATTATACCCTCCATCCTAAAATGGGGCTTAATAATTCATTTGCCTATATGCAAACCTTATTTTCTAATGTTACCAAAGGTACTGGAACAACGATTATCTCGGCAGCTGGCGGGATGGAATTTGCTTTGGAATCTAAGGAATGGAACAACAGTGCTTTTGCTTATTCTGTATTAGAAGGCTTGCAGTCTCAAAAAGCAGACTTAGATCAAGATGGCTTGGTAAAAATTTCAGAATTACAACAATATGTCACCTTTAACGTACATCAATTGACAGATGGTCAACAAGTGCCTACCACAAGGCATATTAATAGAAGCAATGATTTTTTTATCTTTAGGTATTAA
- a CDS encoding acyltransferase family protein, translated as MTTSTNTTYRTDSIDLLRGFIMLLMALDHASAMVGRRHFSELWGVPFRGYPDLGWWLTRFLSHLCAPGFFFLMGMSIYLFAQKRLQSEWSNQKIYTYFLKRGGVILLLMFFLEFPAWGISMALQIQDPSISAPSVQMPGAPGKYFFIPTSVLYGLGSCMIIAGFLWKLKPWQLLSITVGSFALSWWYISNSNPNVAFSFFEHFLLVPGMSPGALVIYPIIPWLGITTFGMFWAQLLQKKPQQIYTISAFTGLFFILIFVALRLLEWGNFSIANNDTWIAFFTLVKYPPSLTFALITCGINLVLLSIFARLSGKAWLHPVKVFGQTAMFFYIAHLYLYAFIGAAFRMGCDIKVMYLCWLSGLVILYVICQRFLEFKKGTANDSFWRMI; from the coding sequence ATGACAACTTCTACAAACACCACTTATCGAACGGATAGCATAGATTTATTACGTGGTTTTATTATGTTATTAATGGCATTGGATCATGCCAGTGCAATGGTTGGAAGAAGACATTTTAGCGAACTGTGGGGTGTGCCATTTAGAGGCTATCCCGATTTGGGATGGTGGCTAACACGTTTTTTGAGTCATTTATGTGCTCCTGGTTTCTTCTTTTTGATGGGCATGAGTATTTACCTATTTGCACAAAAACGGCTACAATCGGAATGGTCCAATCAAAAAATTTATACCTATTTTTTAAAACGAGGAGGAGTAATTTTACTGCTTATGTTCTTTTTAGAATTTCCTGCATGGGGAATTAGCATGGCCTTGCAGATCCAAGATCCTTCAATAAGCGCTCCTAGTGTACAAATGCCAGGTGCTCCTGGGAAGTATTTTTTTATTCCAACATCTGTTTTGTATGGTTTGGGGAGTTGTATGATAATTGCTGGCTTTTTATGGAAGTTAAAACCATGGCAATTATTAAGCATCACTGTGGGTAGTTTTGCATTGTCTTGGTGGTATATTAGCAACTCCAATCCAAATGTTGCCTTTAGTTTTTTTGAGCATTTTTTGTTGGTGCCTGGAATGTCTCCTGGTGCTTTGGTGATTTATCCTATTATTCCTTGGTTAGGTATTACAACATTTGGTATGTTTTGGGCACAATTATTACAAAAGAAACCGCAACAAATCTATACAATTTCAGCTTTTACAGGTTTGTTTTTTATCTTAATTTTCGTGGCACTTCGCTTACTAGAATGGGGCAACTTTTCCATTGCCAACAACGATACTTGGATTGCATTTTTCACATTGGTCAAATACCCTCCTAGTCTTACTTTTGCTCTTATCACTTGCGGTATCAATTTGGTTTTGCTCTCTATTTTTGCCCGTCTTTCTGGAAAAGCTTGGCTCCATCCAGTCAAAGTATTTGGACAAACAGCTATGTTCTTTTATATCGCACACTTATACTTATATGCCTTTATTGGAGCTGCCTTTAGAATGGGCTGTGATATTAAAGTCATGTATTTGTGTTGGTTAAGCGGTTTGGTTATTTTGTATGTTATTTGCCAACGTTTCTTGGAGTTTAAAAAAGGTACTGCTAATGATTCTTTTTGGCGAATGATTTAA